A genomic region of Planctomycetota bacterium contains the following coding sequences:
- a CDS encoding histidine phosphatase family protein: MNDTESLVYLSRHGETAWSLTGQHTGLTDLPLTERGQRNAVALGQRLKGLQVARVFVSPLQRARQTCELAGFGHVAEVDPDLVEWHYGDYEGLTTAQIHAQRPDWRIFRDGCPGGESVADVCARAERVVTKLRAIDKCVLLFSSGHFLEMFTIRWLDLPADAATHLFLDTASMSIVGYHRTKTNPVLRLWNCRKHVAGAD, translated from the coding sequence ATGAACGACACCGAATCACTGGTTTACCTCTCGCGGCACGGCGAGACCGCCTGGTCGCTGACCGGTCAGCACACTGGCCTGACCGATTTGCCGTTGACCGAACGCGGCCAGCGGAACGCCGTGGCCCTGGGTCAGCGGCTCAAGGGGCTGCAGGTCGCGCGCGTCTTTGTCAGCCCATTGCAGCGAGCGCGCCAGACGTGCGAGTTGGCAGGCTTTGGCCATGTGGCGGAGGTCGATCCTGACCTGGTCGAATGGCATTACGGCGATTACGAGGGGCTGACCACCGCCCAAATTCACGCCCAGCGCCCAGATTGGCGAATCTTTCGCGATGGCTGCCCCGGCGGCGAGTCGGTGGCCGACGTGTGCGCCCGGGCCGAGCGCGTGGTGACGAAGCTGCGGGCAATCGACAAGTGCGTGCTGCTGTTTTCGAGCGGGCACTTCTTGGAGATGTTCACGATCCGCTGGCTCGACCTGCCGGCCGACGCGGCGACGCATCTGTTCTTGGACACGGCGTCGATGAGCATCGTCGGCTATCACCGGACGAAGACCAACCCCGTGTTGCGGCTATGGAACTGCCGCAAACATGTCGCGGGGGCCGACTGA
- the eno gene encoding phosphopyruvate hydratase, producing MAKISAVYAAEVLDSRGDPTLEVEIRCDDGSSGRAIVPAGASTGKAEAHELRDGDPARYDGRGVLQAVNNVRTLIARAVIGADPVEQFTIDSRLCELDASPHKHKLGANALLGVSLATAHAAAESARIPLYRHINSLWQRVAAGAPVSQPRIPLPMTNMISGGAHAGRNLDFQDFLVMPVGAVSYAQALEWIVRVSRRLGKVLTDAGYEGRLVGDEGGYGPRLKNSRHAMELLVRAIEAARLRPGEDVTVAIDVASTQFFDGTHYQLSDENKTRLTNAQMVDLLEQLIEEFPLIASIEDGMAEDDWEGWQMLTRRIGSRVRLIGDDLFATHEDRLRRGISLGAANGILIKPNQVGTLSETLRTMRLAQSSNYSRIISARSGETEDTTIADLAVGTATKNIKIGAIQRSERLAKYNRLLRIEQEIGEDRINW from the coding sequence ATGGCCAAGATTAGCGCAGTGTACGCCGCCGAAGTGTTGGACAGCCGCGGCGATCCCACCTTGGAAGTTGAAATCCGCTGCGATGACGGCAGCTCGGGTCGCGCCATCGTGCCGGCCGGCGCTAGCACCGGCAAGGCCGAAGCCCACGAGTTGCGCGACGGCGACCCGGCGCGCTATGACGGACGCGGCGTATTGCAGGCCGTGAACAATGTGCGCACGCTCATCGCGCGGGCCGTGATTGGCGCCGACCCCGTCGAGCAATTCACGATTGACAGCCGACTGTGCGAGTTGGACGCCTCGCCGCACAAGCACAAGCTCGGTGCCAATGCGCTGTTGGGAGTTTCGCTGGCGACGGCCCATGCCGCGGCCGAGTCGGCGCGGATTCCGCTTTATCGGCACATCAATTCGCTGTGGCAGCGCGTGGCCGCCGGCGCGCCGGTGTCCCAGCCGCGCATTCCGCTGCCGATGACGAACATGATTTCCGGCGGCGCGCACGCGGGCCGCAACTTGGACTTTCAAGACTTCCTGGTCATGCCCGTCGGCGCGGTCAGCTATGCCCAGGCGCTCGAGTGGATCGTTCGCGTGTCGCGTCGCTTGGGCAAGGTGTTGACCGATGCCGGTTACGAAGGACGCCTGGTCGGCGACGAAGGGGGCTACGGGCCGCGGCTGAAGAATTCGCGGCACGCGATGGAGTTGCTGGTCCGCGCGATCGAGGCCGCCCGGCTGCGTCCCGGTGAGGATGTGACCGTGGCGATCGATGTGGCCAGCACCCAGTTCTTTGACGGGACACACTACCAACTGTCCGACGAGAACAAGACCCGGCTGACCAACGCCCAAATGGTCGATCTGCTCGAACAGTTGATCGAAGAGTTTCCGCTGATTGCTAGCATCGAAGACGGCATGGCCGAGGACGACTGGGAAGGTTGGCAAATGCTGACCCGGCGGATCGGTTCGCGCGTCCGGCTGATTGGCGACGATTTGTTCGCCACGCACGAGGACCGCCTGCGCCGCGGCATCTCGTTGGGGGCGGCGAATGGCATTCTGATCAAGCCGAACCAGGTGGGGACGCTGAGCGAGACGCTGCGGACGATGCGCTTGGCACAAAGCTCGAACTACAGCCGGATTATCTCGGCCCGCAGTGGCGAAACCGAGGACACGACGATCGCCGATCTGGCGGTCGGCACGGCGACCAAGAACATCAAGATCGGCGCGATTCAACGGAGCGAGCGGCTGGCCAAATACAATCGCTTGCTTCGTATCGAGCAGGAGATTGGCGAAGATCGGATAAATTGGTGA
- the tkt gene encoding transketolase, which translates to MASTVTSVPTGEQTNLEQLSINTIRTLAMDGVEAANSGHPGTPMALAPIAHSLWNEVLRYNPDDATWMNRDRFVLSCGHASMLLYATLHLAQVKQLDHDGKPTGELAVPLEHIKKFRQLHFRCPGHPESYETTGVETTTGPLGQGCGNSVGMAIASRWLAARYNQPGFELFNFNVYALCSDGDLMEGVSAEAASIAGHLKLSNLCWIYDDNKITIEGDTSLAFTEDVATRFKGYGWNVLKIDDANDTAALLKAYKRFQRTKTGPTLIVVRSHIAWGAPNKQDTHGAHGAPLGAEEIKLTKAAYGWPETAQFLVPDEVTQLWHEKVGERGRKLQKNWQRKYKQYAKQHPALHAELEAMRKRDVPADFDANIAPFAADAKGMASRVSGGKVLNAIAPKIPWFIGGSADLAPSTMTLITGEAGDFEAQNYAGRNFHWGIREHGMAAALNGMALSGLRPYGATFFVFTDYLRPSLRLSAISKLPVVYVLTHDSIGVGEDGPTHQPVEHLSALRAIPNLITMRPGDANEVAEAYRVALRSKTQPVAMVLSRQNLPTLDRTKYASAEGVSRGGYVLADASQNAPSLILIATGSELFIAVDAYEKLTAAGVAARLVSMPSWEVFDAQDEAYRDSVLPPAVAPRVAVEAGIRHGWDKYLGRQGRFVGMHGYGASGPAGTLYKHFGITADHVVAEAKSLLGAS; encoded by the coding sequence ATGGCTAGCACAGTTACGTCGGTTCCGACCGGCGAGCAGACCAATCTGGAACAGCTTTCGATCAACACCATCCGCACGCTAGCAATGGACGGGGTCGAGGCCGCGAACAGTGGTCACCCCGGCACGCCGATGGCGCTGGCCCCGATTGCCCACAGCCTGTGGAACGAAGTGCTCCGCTACAACCCGGACGACGCCACGTGGATGAACCGCGACCGGTTCGTGCTGTCGTGTGGCCACGCCTCGATGCTGTTGTACGCCACGCTACACCTGGCCCAGGTCAAGCAGTTGGATCACGATGGCAAGCCGACCGGCGAGTTGGCGGTGCCCTTGGAACACATCAAGAAATTCCGCCAGTTGCACTTCCGCTGCCCGGGCCATCCGGAAAGCTACGAGACCACTGGCGTTGAAACGACCACCGGCCCGTTGGGCCAAGGCTGCGGCAACAGCGTCGGTATGGCCATCGCCAGCCGCTGGCTGGCGGCGCGCTATAACCAGCCCGGCTTCGAGCTGTTCAACTTCAACGTCTATGCGCTGTGCAGCGACGGCGACCTGATGGAAGGGGTCTCGGCCGAGGCGGCCTCAATCGCCGGCCACTTGAAGCTGTCGAACCTGTGCTGGATTTACGACGACAACAAGATCACGATCGAAGGGGACACCTCGCTGGCCTTTACCGAAGACGTGGCCACGCGCTTCAAGGGTTATGGCTGGAATGTCCTGAAGATCGACGACGCCAACGACACCGCGGCGCTGTTGAAGGCTTATAAGCGTTTTCAGCGCACCAAGACCGGGCCGACCCTCATTGTGGTGCGCAGCCACATCGCCTGGGGCGCGCCAAACAAGCAAGACACTCATGGCGCTCACGGCGCGCCGCTGGGGGCCGAGGAAATCAAGCTCACCAAGGCGGCCTACGGCTGGCCCGAGACGGCCCAGTTCCTGGTCCCCGACGAGGTGACGCAACTATGGCACGAGAAAGTCGGCGAGCGCGGCCGCAAGCTGCAGAAGAACTGGCAACGCAAGTACAAGCAATATGCCAAGCAGCACCCGGCGCTGCACGCCGAGTTGGAAGCGATGCGCAAGCGCGACGTGCCGGCTGATTTCGACGCCAACATCGCGCCCTTCGCCGCCGACGCCAAGGGAATGGCCAGCCGCGTCTCGGGCGGCAAGGTGCTGAACGCCATCGCCCCGAAGATCCCCTGGTTCATTGGCGGTTCGGCCGACCTGGCGCCATCGACGATGACGCTGATTACTGGCGAAGCGGGCGATTTCGAAGCACAGAACTACGCGGGCCGAAACTTCCACTGGGGCATTCGCGAGCACGGCATGGCCGCCGCGCTGAACGGCATGGCCCTCAGCGGCCTGCGTCCCTACGGCGCGACGTTCTTCGTGTTTACCGATTACCTGCGGCCCTCGCTGCGATTGTCGGCCATCTCGAAGCTGCCGGTGGTGTATGTCCTGACCCACGATTCGATCGGCGTCGGCGAAGACGGCCCCACCCATCAACCGGTCGAGCACCTGTCGGCTCTGCGGGCGATTCCGAACCTGATCACCATGCGCCCCGGCGACGCCAACGAAGTGGCCGAGGCCTATCGTGTGGCGCTGCGCAGCAAGACCCAACCAGTGGCGATGGTCCTATCGCGGCAGAACCTGCCCACGCTCGACCGGACGAAGTACGCCTCGGCCGAGGGTGTCTCGCGCGGCGGCTATGTGCTGGCCGATGCGTCGCAGAACGCCCCCAGCCTGATCTTGATCGCCACGGGCAGCGAGTTGTTTATCGCCGTTGACGCCTACGAAAAGCTGACCGCCGCGGGTGTTGCGGCTCGCCTGGTGAGCATGCCCAGTTGGGAAGTCTTTGACGCCCAGGATGAAGCCTACCGCGACAGCGTCCTGCCGCCGGCCGTCGCGCCGCGCGTGGCCGTCGAAGCGGGCATCCGTCACGGCTGGGACAAGTACCTGGGCCGCCAGGGGCGCTTTGTCGGCATGCACGGCTACGGGGCCAGCGGCCCGGCCGGCACGCTGTACAAGCACTTCGGCATCACGGCCGACCACGTGGTGGCGGAAGCCAAGTCGCTGCTCGGCGCGAGCTGA
- the nadE gene encoding NAD(+) synthase, giving the protein MKLLKVAAAVLNQTPFDWAGNKLRIVDAIAEARQQGATMLCLPELCITGYGCEDAFHSPGLQATALDVLQEILPATRGMIVSLGLPLEFQHSLFNVACLAVDGQIAGLVAKRYLAGDGIHYEPRWFKPWPAGQRAEVSIGDRTYPLGDISFQIGGVKIGFEICEDAWVASRRGSESVLHGVDIILNPSASHFAFGKHAVRQRFVLEGSRAFGVSYVYSNLLGNESGRIIYDGGALIASGGQLRAAGPRFSFADYVVTSAQIDIYETRLQRSRSGSFQPSFRADESTVDVPFEFPALDPAVEPQAATWESSPHLKEEEFARAISLALFDYLRKSRSHGFVVSISGGADSAAVSCLVALAVAFGVKELSLAGFLAKLGYLRRVQSAGTEREIVGQLLSCVYQSTENSGPVTLNAARGVATAIGAEFLQFDVDRLAKEYVQMVSAAVGRPLTWEQDDLALQNIQARVRSPGVWMLANLRGALLLSTSNRSEAAVGYATMDGDTSGGLSPIAGIDKAFLRHWLRWLERHGPQGVGPIPALAAVNDQAPTAELRPSSQKQTDEQDLMPYDLLDAVERAAIRDKLMPLEVLLRMRSQFPQHTLMKLGGWVERFFRLWCRNQWKRERYAPSFHVDDENLDPKTWCRFPILSGGFERELAELREYVKKQSGE; this is encoded by the coding sequence ATGAAACTCCTCAAAGTCGCGGCTGCGGTTCTGAATCAAACACCCTTCGATTGGGCCGGCAATAAACTTCGCATAGTCGACGCCATTGCCGAGGCGCGCCAGCAAGGGGCCACGATGCTTTGCTTGCCCGAACTGTGCATTACCGGCTATGGCTGCGAAGACGCTTTTCATTCACCGGGCCTCCAGGCCACAGCGCTCGACGTGTTGCAGGAAATCCTTCCTGCCACGCGAGGAATGATCGTATCGCTGGGGTTGCCGCTCGAATTCCAGCACAGCTTGTTTAACGTGGCGTGTCTGGCTGTCGATGGCCAGATTGCCGGTCTAGTCGCCAAACGCTACCTTGCCGGCGACGGCATCCATTACGAGCCCCGCTGGTTCAAACCCTGGCCGGCCGGGCAGCGCGCCGAGGTTTCGATCGGCGACCGGACGTATCCACTGGGGGACATCTCGTTCCAGATTGGCGGCGTCAAGATCGGCTTTGAAATCTGCGAAGACGCCTGGGTCGCCAGCCGCCGCGGCAGCGAGTCGGTATTGCACGGCGTGGACATCATTCTGAACCCTAGCGCCAGCCACTTCGCCTTTGGCAAGCACGCCGTCCGGCAACGGTTTGTGCTCGAAGGTTCGCGGGCGTTCGGCGTCAGCTACGTCTATAGCAACCTGCTGGGAAATGAAAGCGGCCGAATCATTTATGACGGCGGCGCGTTGATCGCCTCGGGCGGACAGTTGCGCGCCGCGGGCCCGCGCTTCTCGTTCGCCGACTACGTCGTGACCAGCGCCCAAATCGACATTTACGAAACCCGCCTGCAGCGCAGCCGCAGCGGCAGCTTTCAGCCCAGCTTTCGCGCCGACGAATCGACGGTTGACGTGCCGTTCGAGTTTCCGGCGCTCGATCCGGCTGTCGAGCCGCAAGCGGCAACCTGGGAAAGCAGCCCGCACCTGAAAGAGGAAGAGTTCGCCCGGGCGATCAGTCTGGCGCTGTTCGATTATCTGCGCAAGAGTCGCTCGCACGGCTTTGTCGTGTCGATCAGCGGCGGCGCCGACTCGGCCGCGGTGTCGTGTCTGGTCGCGTTGGCAGTGGCCTTCGGGGTCAAAGAGCTGTCGCTGGCTGGCTTTCTGGCCAAGCTCGGCTATCTGCGGCGGGTGCAATCGGCCGGGACCGAGCGCGAAATCGTCGGCCAGTTGCTGAGTTGCGTCTATCAATCGACCGAGAACAGCGGCCCGGTCACCCTGAACGCGGCCCGTGGCGTCGCGACGGCGATCGGGGCCGAGTTCCTTCAGTTCGATGTCGACCGGTTGGCGAAAGAATACGTGCAGATGGTGTCGGCGGCGGTTGGGCGACCGTTGACGTGGGAGCAAGACGATCTGGCGCTACAGAACATCCAGGCCCGGGTTCGCTCGCCCGGGGTGTGGATGCTGGCCAATTTGCGCGGGGCGTTGTTACTTTCGACCAGCAACCGCTCCGAAGCGGCCGTCGGTTACGCCACGATGGACGGCGACACGTCGGGAGGCCTGAGCCCGATTGCCGGCATCGACAAGGCCTTCCTGCGGCACTGGCTCCGCTGGCTCGAGCGCCACGGGCCGCAAGGGGTTGGCCCAATTCCCGCCCTGGCGGCGGTCAACGACCAGGCCCCGACGGCGGAGTTGCGCCCGTCGAGCCAGAAGCAAACCGACGAGCAGGATCTGATGCCGTACGACCTGCTCGACGCGGTCGAGCGCGCCGCCATTCGCGACAAGTTAATGCCGCTCGAGGTGCTGCTGCGTATGCGGTCGCAGTTCCCGCAGCACACGCTGATGAAACTCGGCGGTTGGGTCGAGCGGTTCTTCCGCCTCTGGTGTCGCAACCAGTGGAAACGCGAACGCTATGCCCCCAGCTTCCACGTCGATGATGAAAACCTGGACCCCAAAACCTGGTGCCGGTTCCCGATTCTATCGGGCGGCTTCGAGCGCGAACTAGCCGAGCTGCGCGAGTACGTTAAGAAGCAAAGCGGCGAGTGA
- the aroF gene encoding 3-deoxy-7-phosphoheptulonate synthase — protein sequence MIIVMRKEATPDDIQHTVKRVESLGMKAHVLHGVERTVVAAIGAEVDGMRETLEADANVTEVMPILAPYKMASRELKKETTVIRSRSLKIGTSRVSVIAGPCSVESEEQILNVAVAVKEAGATALRGGAFKPRTSPYSFQGLKEEGLKLLAAARDATGLAIVTEVMGTEDVELVGRYADVLQIGARNMQNYRLLEVVGRQPLPVLLKRGPSATLEELLLAAEYILDGGNPNVMLCERGIRTFENHTRFTLPLASVVYLHAKTHLPIVVDPSHGTGHTWMVPQMAAASVAAGADGLILEVHPDPENAMSDGYQSLNVPQFQETMRLCRKVAEALGRSV from the coding sequence GTGATCATCGTGATGCGCAAAGAGGCGACGCCCGACGACATTCAGCACACGGTCAAACGTGTCGAGTCGCTGGGCATGAAAGCCCACGTGCTGCACGGCGTCGAGCGAACCGTCGTGGCCGCCATCGGGGCCGAAGTGGACGGGATGCGAGAAACCCTTGAGGCCGACGCCAATGTCACCGAGGTGATGCCGATCCTGGCCCCCTACAAAATGGCCAGTCGCGAGTTGAAGAAGGAAACCACGGTCATCCGCTCGCGCAGCCTGAAGATCGGCACCAGCCGAGTCTCGGTCATCGCCGGGCCGTGCTCGGTCGAAAGCGAAGAACAAATCCTGAACGTCGCCGTGGCGGTCAAGGAAGCGGGGGCCACGGCCCTGCGCGGCGGCGCGTTCAAGCCCCGCACCAGCCCATACAGCTTCCAGGGTTTGAAGGAAGAGGGGCTCAAACTGCTGGCCGCGGCCCGCGACGCCACCGGGTTGGCGATTGTGACCGAAGTGATGGGAACCGAGGACGTCGAACTGGTCGGCCGATACGCCGACGTGCTGCAGATCGGCGCTCGCAACATGCAGAACTACCGGCTGCTCGAAGTCGTCGGCCGGCAGCCGCTGCCCGTGTTGTTGAAGCGCGGCCCTAGCGCCACGCTCGAAGAGTTGCTGCTGGCCGCCGAGTACATCCTGGACGGGGGCAACCCGAACGTAATGTTGTGCGAGCGCGGCATTCGCACCTTCGAGAACCATACTCGCTTCACGTTGCCCCTGGCGTCGGTGGTCTATTTGCACGCCAAGACCCATTTGCCGATCGTGGTCGATCCCAGCCACGGGACCGGCCACACCTGGATGGTGCCGCAAATGGCGGCGGCCAGCGTCGCCGCCGGGGCCGATGGCTTGATCCTGGAGGTCCACCCGGATCCCGAGAACGCCATGAGCGACGGTTACCAGTCGCTCAACGTGCCGCAGTTTCAAGAGACCATGCGGCTATGCCGCAAGGTGGCCGAGGCGTTGGGGCGCTCGGTCTAG
- a CDS encoding cupin domain-containing protein — MFVKTGDRMSLSLVEMAAAAVIPLHQHPHDQMGLMLEGEGEFTIGDEVRQVRAGMMWSIPGGVPHTITAGPNGLRALDAFYPIREDYR; from the coding sequence ATGTTCGTAAAAACCGGCGATCGCATGTCGTTGTCGCTGGTCGAAATGGCGGCGGCGGCGGTGATTCCCCTGCATCAGCACCCCCACGATCAGATGGGGCTGATGCTCGAAGGGGAAGGCGAATTCACCATCGGCGATGAAGTGCGACAAGTACGCGCGGGCATGATGTGGAGCATTCCCGGGGGAGTGCCCCATACGATCACGGCCGGGCCCAATGGACTGCGGGCCTTGGATGCGTTTTATCCGATTCGCGAGGATTACCGGTGA
- a CDS encoding sigma-70 family RNA polymerase sigma factor, translating into MALQEVDRALLERCLARKPRAWEDFVDRFLGLVIHVVNHSAQARSVRLQPQDREDLCADVFLTIVRDDFAVLRHFRGTCSLATYLTVVSRRVVVREILQRKSLARLSNVEAVEPGAAAEARIENREEVDRLLDELTGTEADVVRLYHLEEKTYQEISAATGIPENTVGPMLSRARAKMRRAGEEPTPQESPG; encoded by the coding sequence GTGGCATTGCAGGAAGTCGACCGTGCGCTCCTCGAACGCTGCTTGGCTCGTAAGCCACGCGCGTGGGAGGATTTCGTCGACCGCTTCCTGGGCTTGGTGATTCACGTCGTCAATCATTCGGCCCAGGCCCGCAGCGTCCGGCTCCAGCCCCAGGATCGCGAAGACCTTTGCGCGGACGTCTTTCTGACGATTGTCCGCGACGACTTCGCCGTGCTGCGTCACTTCCGCGGCACGTGCAGTCTGGCCACCTATTTGACCGTCGTCTCACGGCGAGTCGTGGTCCGCGAAATCTTGCAACGCAAGTCGCTGGCCCGCTTGAGCAATGTCGAGGCTGTCGAACCGGGCGCCGCGGCCGAAGCCCGCATCGAGAACCGCGAGGAAGTCGATCGCCTGCTCGACGAGTTGACGGGGACCGAGGCCGACGTGGTCCGGCTTTACCACCTGGAAGAAAAAACTTACCAGGAGATCAGCGCCGCCACGGGCATTCCCGAAAACACCGTCGGGCCGATGCTCAGCCGAGCCCGGGCCAAGATGCGCCGCGCCGGCGAAGAGCCAACGCCCCAAGAATCGCCGGGCTAG
- a CDS encoding HNH endonuclease: MASVAAADVLGASVLVLNRLYMAVHVVSVRRAFSLLCCELAEVVHLEDEGQFANYDFESWREISELRAQFKEPHQDWIRAVNFEIQVPRVIRLLFYDRIPKQGIRFNRRNIFARDNNRCQYCGKRFPTSELSLDHVVPRSRNGETSWENIVCSCVKCNVRKGGRTPQEAGMHLIKQPVKPKRSPLLAMKLGNPKYESWKTFLDHAYWSVDLK; the protein is encoded by the coding sequence ATGGCGAGTGTTGCAGCGGCTGACGTATTAGGCGCCAGCGTGCTGGTCTTGAATCGGCTGTACATGGCCGTTCACGTTGTCAGCGTTCGTCGTGCCTTTTCGCTTTTGTGTTGTGAGTTGGCCGAGGTCGTTCATCTGGAAGATGAAGGGCAATTCGCCAACTACGATTTCGAGTCGTGGCGCGAAATCAGCGAGCTGCGCGCCCAATTCAAGGAACCGCACCAGGACTGGATTCGCGCGGTTAATTTCGAGATCCAAGTTCCGCGGGTGATTCGCCTGCTGTTCTACGATCGGATCCCCAAGCAAGGGATACGGTTCAATCGCCGCAACATTTTTGCCCGCGACAACAACCGGTGTCAGTACTGCGGCAAGCGGTTTCCGACCAGTGAGCTGAGCCTGGACCACGTGGTGCCGCGCAGCCGCAACGGTGAAACCAGTTGGGAAAACATCGTCTGCAGTTGTGTGAAGTGCAACGTCCGCAAAGGGGGACGCACGCCGCAAGAAGCCGGCATGCACCTGATCAAGCAGCCGGTTAAGCCAAAGCGCAGCCCGCTATTGGCGATGAAACTGGGGAACCCGAAGTACGAAAGCTGGAAGACCTTCCTCGATCATGCGTATTGGTCGGTGGATTTGAAGTAA
- a CDS encoding phosphotransferase, whose product MPPQLQLEIDERNAADYLRSQGWIKPGEAVRVERLSGGVSNEVFYVARPTAPHGDFVFKQARPQLRTALPWFSSIERIWREVDVMRVCRELGTGAADARTTVLTPEILHEDRSNYCFAMTAAPRQHRVWKQDLLAGRTDQQIATRCGRLLGRLHAASWRSAELAERLGDRTLFDELRLDPYYRTVAQAFPEYVPLLNGLVESVWDHRLSLVHADFTPKNLLVWDGGLMMVDFETGHFGDPAFDVGLFLAHLALKAELKRPDHAAYLELMTSFERGYREQLLTAVSAADYDELTRRSIQNFAGCTWARLDGKSRVEYLNEEPRRQRIRALCQSLLREPVAGWAEVLARLS is encoded by the coding sequence ATGCCCCCTCAGTTGCAACTCGAAATCGACGAGCGGAACGCCGCCGACTATTTACGCTCGCAGGGGTGGATCAAGCCGGGTGAAGCGGTGCGTGTCGAGCGGTTGTCGGGGGGGGTCTCGAACGAGGTCTTCTACGTCGCGCGTCCTACGGCGCCCCACGGCGACTTTGTCTTCAAGCAGGCCCGGCCGCAACTTCGTACGGCCCTTCCCTGGTTCTCGAGCATCGAGCGCATCTGGCGCGAAGTCGACGTGATGCGCGTCTGCCGCGAGTTGGGCACCGGAGCGGCCGACGCGCGGACGACGGTCCTGACGCCGGAGATTCTGCACGAAGACCGGAGCAATTACTGCTTTGCGATGACGGCGGCGCCACGCCAGCATCGCGTCTGGAAACAAGATTTGCTCGCCGGGCGCACGGACCAGCAAATCGCCACGCGCTGCGGTCGGTTGCTGGGGCGGTTACATGCCGCCTCGTGGAGGTCGGCCGAGTTGGCCGAGCGGCTGGGGGACCGGACGTTGTTCGACGAGCTGCGGTTGGATCCGTATTATCGCACGGTCGCGCAGGCGTTTCCGGAATACGTGCCGCTGTTGAACGGACTGGTCGAATCGGTCTGGGACCATCGGCTGAGCCTGGTTCACGCCGATTTTACCCCCAAGAACCTGCTGGTCTGGGACGGCGGCTTGATGATGGTCGACTTCGAGACCGGCCACTTTGGCGACCCGGCATTCGACGTGGGGCTGTTCCTGGCCCATTTGGCGCTGAAGGCCGAATTGAAGCGTCCCGACCATGCCGCGTATTTAGAATTGATGACGAGTTTCGAGCGGGGATATCGCGAGCAGTTGTTGACGGCGGTTAGCGCCGCCGACTACGACGAATTGACGCGTCGCTCGATCCAAAACTTTGCCGGATGCACCTGGGCCCGGCTAGACGGCAAAAGCCGCGTCGAGTATCTCAACGAAGAGCCGCGACGGCAGCGGATACGAGCGTTGTGCCAGTCGCTGCTCCGTGAGCCGGTAGCCGGCTGGGCCGAAGTGCTCGCCCGCCTGAGTTAA
- a CDS encoding thermonuclease family protein produces MTITWPGPPPRRRLSWQYGLWVAVVLAIVWFASQSGPPVEDAPSPVVPAHPAAEFEVDRVIDGDTLKLKNHARVRLIGVNAPESVKPDWPVEPFGPEASAFTHRFVDGHVVRLEFDRERTDQYGRWLAHVWVGDKLLNEELVRAGLARWEPHYQYAQAFKTRYRKAEAEARAAKRGIWSLRENEKRSTRNDE; encoded by the coding sequence ATGACCATCACCTGGCCGGGGCCTCCGCCGCGGCGGCGATTGAGCTGGCAATATGGTCTGTGGGTTGCCGTCGTGCTGGCGATCGTCTGGTTCGCCTCGCAAAGCGGCCCGCCGGTCGAAGACGCCCCCAGCCCGGTGGTGCCGGCTCATCCGGCGGCTGAGTTCGAGGTCGATCGTGTCATTGATGGCGACACGCTCAAGCTCAAGAACCACGCTCGGGTCCGCCTGATCGGTGTGAACGCCCCGGAAAGCGTGAAGCCCGACTGGCCGGTCGAGCCGTTCGGTCCCGAGGCGAGCGCCTTCACCCATCGGTTTGTCGATGGGCATGTGGTGCGCCTTGAGTTCGATCGCGAGCGAACCGACCAGTATGGCCGCTGGCTGGCCCATGTTTGGGTTGGTGACAAGTTGCTGAACGAGGAACTGGTCCGGGCCGGGCTGGCCCGCTGGGAGCCGCATTACCAGTATGCTCAGGCATTCAAGACTCGCTATCGCAAGGCCGAGGCCGAAGCCCGAGCGGCAAAGCGTGGTATCTGGTCGTTACGGGAAAACGAGAAACGATCAACGCGAAACGATGAGTGA
- a CDS encoding ferredoxin family protein, with amino-acid sequence MTHVVAEPCFACKYTDCVVVCPVECFYEGEQMLYIHPDECIDCEACVPECPVEAIFHEDNLPEEWKEFTALNAEMAPQLPVITEKKTPIPEQNG; translated from the coding sequence ATGACCCACGTGGTTGCCGAACCTTGCTTCGCTTGCAAGTACACCGACTGTGTGGTGGTTTGCCCGGTCGAATGCTTCTACGAGGGGGAGCAGATGTTGTACATCCACCCCGACGAGTGCATCGACTGCGAAGCGTGCGTGCCCGAGTGCCCGGTCGAGGCAATTTTCCACGAAGACAACCTTCCTGAAGAGTGGAAAGAGTTCACCGCGCTGAACGCCGAGATGGCACCGCAGTTGCCGGTGATCACCGAGAAGAAGACGCCGATCCCCGAACAGAACGGCTAG